The genomic region GTTATATTCTGTTGCTCAAGTCGACCAAAAGATCGGGTCAGATaattacccggagatggtggggatggtcactttgattctgggcaaagccttCGGTGGTTTGGAGGATGTGGCCTTCAATGCTTTCGGCGCAGGAGGCGGCGCAGTCTTGAGCTATTTCGATACCTTGTCAGTCGGCactggagaagacgtccgagggcacTTCGAAGATTGCCCAGTCGGTGCGGTCGCCAGGTCAGGGGTGCTCGCCGGGTTGTGAGCGTGTTTGGACCTCCTTTCtttgcgaggaggcgagtcgacctcttcttcatcactcgggtcgtcgctctcatctgcatccgagtgccactcgccactctcgcccccgcttgcctctccctcgacattttgctcctgcactccattgggcatcgagtacatatcaataAGAGCCTGAAAAGACAATGAACAAAAGAAAGACAGTCGACCGTCAACAAGATGTTACATAGTAAATCAAGAAGACACTCAACAGAATCATACCTGTTCCGGCTGGTGCAAATGGTCGAATGGAACCACCCTCCTGGACCCCCGGGGGTTATCCTTGTTGCTGGTAATACCCCTCAGCCACTTCTCCACTGTGTCCTCACTaacatcctccgggtggatccgagtggaatcctcgagtcccgagtacatccacatcggatggtcacgagcttggagtggttggatgcgtcgactgaggaaaacctccagcaggtccataccagtcactccatcatggacaagttggacgacccgctcgaccaacaccttcacctgcgccttctcttctatGATCAATCTtaaggaggagggcttctccactcgagccatgggaaaggggggaagtccagtcgactgacccggggtcggctggtccttgcagtaaaaccaggtcgactgccagccccggaccgagtcgggaaggatcatagctgggaaggtgctcttgttcctcatttgAATTCCAATCCCCACACACATCtgtatcacgtgcgtcctctcgtcactcggattgacCTTCttgaccgtctgggagcgacatgtgaatatgtgcttgaagagaccccagtgcggccggcagcccaagaaattctcgcacatgcaTGGACATGAaagcagcaaggtacacgatggtgattggagtaaagtggtggagttgagccccgaagaagttcaataAACtacgaaagaaagggtggggaggcaaagaaaacccacggtcgacatgagtggcgaggagaacacactcaccctcctgcggtcgCGGCTCTGTCTcattccccgggagccgcgccgattcgTGGGGGATCAGTCTCCATTAGAACTACGGAACAATAGTTATAGCCTTTGAAAAACAGCTAAGTGGTGTTAAAACTGAATAATTCTTAGACTTGGCCGATTTTCAGGGATTTCCAACTAACTATTTATATCTTCAGAAATTCGTAAAAATTCATCCGTAGCTtgtatggaaaaactttgtacataaaagttgcttagaacgatgagacgaatccggatacgtagcccgttcgtccgccacacatccctagcatagcgagcacacaactttccccctccggttcatctgtccgaaaacgcgaaacaccggggatactttcctggatgttttccccttcgccgatatcacctcctactgcgctagggtacacctagcaccgttacttgtcatgtcatgcatcaatatgcatctgtttgcattgtattcattgttttcccccccccccctcttctctctggtagactacgagactgacgctgctgttGGTGCcctgatcgactacgttgttgacgacccctccttgccagagcaaccagacaagccccccccttgatcaccagatatcgcatattcttctctctactgcttgcattagagttgtgtagcatgttactgctttccgttaatcctatcctgatgcatagcctgccattgttgctacaattgttatacctttacctgcaatcctaaatgcttagtataggatgctagtttatcatccgtgaccctacactcttgtccgtctgccatgctatattactgggatgtgatcactcgggaggtgatcacggatataCACTATACTATACTATTACATTACTTAtgttactgttcggagatgggggctgaaggggcatgtggttccatccaggtagtgatgaGCCTGGGTTCCCGACAGTCCCCTGAtggttactttatggcggagcgacagggcaggttgagaccacctagaaaagaggtgggcctggccctggtcgtgtccgcggttacttcaaaataacacgcctaacgagatcttggtatttgatctgagtctgccaCTGGCCAATACGCAccaaccaactacacgggaacagttatgggcactcgacgacgtggtatcagccgaagccttcttgatgtcagcgactgagcggtgcgtgCCGGGTTGTACCgcataacgcaacttcctttgtaatggaagttgctaggtctgctcatcggtcgcccagcaacgtgcatgtgtgcaatgggcgatgggcctagacccctgctcgtataggatttagaccggcgtgctgacctctctatcgtgcctaggtggggctgcgacgtgttgatcttccgaggtcgggcatgacccagaaaagtgtgtccggtcagagggatcgagcgtgttgggttatgtggtgcacccctccagggaagtttatctattcgaatagtcgcgtccctCGGTagaaggacgacccagagttgtaccttgaccttatgacaactagaaccggatacttaataaaacacaccctttcaagtgccagatacaacccggtgactGCTCTCTCACAGGGgggcgaggagaggatcgccgggtagaatTATTCTATGcggtgatacttggttaacttaccatctactctcttctattgcttcaagacggaggctgccagaagcgtagtcctcGATAGGACTAGCCATCTCCCTCTTATTCTGACATTctatagttcagtccacatatattacccttttcattgataccaatacatatgtagtgtagatccttgcttgcgagtactttggatgagtactcacggttgctttgctacttctttttccccctttcccggttattgcgatcatatgatggagtccaggagccagaggatcccaaggatgattctacatggagttcggcttcgaggagtagttaggaggtcccaggcaggaggcctcgtcttttcgatcattgctacttttgtgctatccgtcttaaggcaaacttgtttaacttatgtctgtactcacacattgttgcttccactgactcgtttgtattcgagctgatgtattcaagccctcgaggcccctaacttgtaatataaagcttgtattattttaatttatgtctagagttgtgttgttatATCTTCTTGTGagctctgatcttgatcgtacacatttgcgtgtatgattagtgtacggtcaaatcgggggcatcacaaaaAATTGATGAAATTTAGTATTCGAGGAGTTCGTGACAAAAAAGACAATCGAATGTTCAAGCACCTCAAAATTTTGTGCGATCATCACACATTTGAGCATCTTAGATGACAAAAGAAATCAGGTTTACTttaaaattttatgattttttacaGTTCACCAAATGAAGATAAGCCTGGTCATCAAATTGAATTATCGCGCTATAAGCGCGAAACAGGAACCTGTAACGTTTTACGAAAGAGAAAACGGAGTAAAATATCTCCTGGAGTCTGGTAGTACTGATCTTTGCCCCTGACTCCTTCAGCAAAGGGATACACGACCACACACGGCAAACAATGGAGGCGTCGCTGACCGCGGCCGCCGCCGCTACCTCGTCGTTTCCGCCGCAAATCCGTCGCCGAATCATCAAATTCAACCCGCTCGTGCTCCCTAGGCGACCCCAATTCGGGGACTCCAAGATCCGGACCGCCAACTTCCGGGGAcacctggctgcggcctcggcatccacgccgccgccgccgggaggcgGCCTGTACTCGGCGGCGACGTACGAACTGACGCCGGATAACGTCGACCGCGTCCTCGACGACGTGCGCCCCTACCTCATCTCCGACGGCGGCGACGTCGCCGTCGTGTCCGTAGAGGACGGCGTCGTCTCCCTTAGGCTTGAAGGTAAACTGGATTTGTCGCCTTGCGTCCATACAGAAATTCACGGCCAAGATTCCATCGGGGCATCAAATCTTACCGTGCTTACTGACTGTGGTCTTGTCACCACAATCCAGGGGCGTGCAGCAGTTGTCCCAGCTCGACGACGACGATGAACATGGGCATCGAGCGAGTGCTCAAGGAGAAGTTCGGTGACGCCATCAAGGACATCCGCCAGGTGTTCGACGGGGACCAGCAGCCGGAGGAGACGACGCCTGAGGTCGAGGAGCTGCCACCACCAGAGCAATATCAATCTCGTAGTATTTTTTGCCTTGAAAGACTTGAGAAACAGTGTGATCTTACAGCGTTCCTTGGATGGATGTTGCTTGCAGGCGGTGAACCGGCACCTGGACATACTGCGGCCGGCGATCGCGAACTACGGCGGGAGTGTTGAGGTGCTTGCCGTTGACGGCGAGGACTGCCTGGTTAAGTATGACGGCCCAGAGTCCATCGGGAGTGGAGTGAAGGCAGCCATCAAGGAGAAGTTCCCCGACATCACGAACGTGGTGTTCACCCAGTGATCTACAGGTAGCCTGGCCGGCTTGATGCCATCCCAGTGCAGTAAGTGGCGACATGTACGAAATGCAGCGAGATTCTGTATCGTCTAGACAAGAGTTTCGATGTTTCGTTTGGGTAGAAAAAGTTGCAGCACACACAAACACTACGATGGGAAATGAAATGGAATAATTTTTGCCTTTTGGATATGCGAGATGAGAATATATCTGTTTTACTGAACTGAAGCTGAATCCGGCCTTGGGTCGAGCCTCGATTACCGCACGCTTGGTTGAGCTTTGCGCGTCCAATTGTAGTTAGTTTTTTGCTTTGCGCCTAGTAGCTCAAACGATAGAGATACTAGTAAACATGATGTCCCCTCCGAAGAGAGGAATACTGAACTGTGCCTTTATTCAGCACAATGACTGATGTCTGCACATTTCCTGAATTGCGTCACATTCTCGACTACTAAGTTTCCATCTTATTCTTCAAGCATGGAATGCTTTCCTTCTCAATTAAGGTGTTAATATATGATCTGAAGTCTTATGGTGAGGGCACGGGTGTTGCTTATGGGGCATGTTTGGTTGGTTGCATCATTTTGGGGTATTTGCATTTGTGACCGAGTTAGGCCTAGCTGAGTAAATACAGGGCAAAAAACATGTTCTGCACATAGTTTGGCAGACTGCATGCTGCATTAGAGAAGCAAATTTTCCCTGTTGTTCGGTGGCCTGCGTTGAGCTGGGCTCATGCATTACATGGTGTTTGGTTGCATGCACTCGACTCGAATAAGAGTTAACAGCTTAACATGACACACAGAGTTAGAATAGAGTAGATAGGCATAGGTCTATTCGCCTCGGCAAGTGGGGTGAACGGTGGCCGCGGCGCCGGGTCTGACGCGATGTGCACGGAGTCGCAGGCGAGCGATCCCGGCAGCGACGGGGCGAACCAGTTGCTAGCGGCGGCGTCCCATGGGAAGTTCGCGAgaagggaagaggaggagggcaTCGAGGTGAAGGACGGGGAGAAGAAGTGGAGGGCGCTCGCGATGGTGGCGTAAGTGTAATAGGTTGCGCGCGAGGAGGCCGAGAGGCAAGA from Triticum aestivum cultivar Chinese Spring chromosome 4A, IWGSC CS RefSeq v2.1, whole genome shotgun sequence harbors:
- the LOC123085696 gene encoding nifU-like protein 1, chloroplastic; translated protein: MEASLTAAAAATSSFPPQIRRRIIKFNPLVLPRRPQFGDSKIRTANFRGHLAAASASTPPPPGGGLYSAATYELTPDNVDRVLDDVRPYLISDGGDVAVVSVEDGVVSLRLEGACSSCPSSTTTMNMGIERVLKEKFGDAIKDIRQVFDGDQQPEETTPEAVNRHLDILRPAIANYGGSVEVLAVDGEDCLVKYDGPESIGSGVKAAIKEKFPDITNVVFTQ